The Rhodoferax ferrireducens T118 DNA segment ACGGGTGATTTGGCGTCAAGTTTAAGAGGTCAAACTCACAAGCCGTTCATGGCACAAGTCGTCTATTTGTAAATTTTTTTCAGTAACCGTATCAGGGTTTTCCGCTCGGCGGAACTTAAATTTGGGGTGCAGTCAAACTCCAGCTTGCTGGCTGTTTCTTCCGCTGCCTTGAGCAAGGTCTTTCCGTCTTCGGTCAGATGCAGGCCCATAGCCCGACCGTCGTGCGGATGAGGACAGCGGGTAATCAAGCCTCTTTTCTCAAGTGCCGTCACCATGCCCACCAAATTGGGTGCTAAAACACCCAGTGCATTGCACAATTGGCGCGAGGTGATCCCGGGGTTGTGGCTAACAAGTGACAACACGGAAAAATCAACTGGCCGCAATTCATACTTGGCCATGCGCTCCAAAAACACGCCAATGATTGCCAACGCCGCCCGGCGCGAGTTGTAGCCCATGAGGGTTTCAAGATAACTGGTGTCTACTTCTTCTACAAAAGATATCTTTGTAATCTCGTCCATGAATTTCAACGGCAAAAAACTGAAGAGGATACCGAACTATTCCATTCGCGCCTTGACTGGGCGCAGACGTGTCTCATATTCCAGATGTATCCAGTGACTGGCCAAGCATGCCGAACTAGGGGAGCCTGTCTGCGACTATCTGCACGCGCATGGCGAACCCCGGTAGGATCCAGAGTTGCAACGCTGCCGCGGGAAGCAACCAGCGTGCAGCATCGGAGCCCTGCACATCGGCTGGAACGGCCGGCCTGATTTGCGACCAGGCCCAAGCCAATAGAGTCATGGCCACGGCGTGCAAATAGTCATCGGCTACCCAATAAGGCAACTGCCGATCCAGCGCACTGGCCGCAACCAGCTGGCGCGTCAGATCGCACAGCACCGTGACCTGCGTCTGGAATGCCTTGTCTGCAACCTCAGAGCAAACCAGGTCGTCGGACAGTTGCTGCAGCAACGCGGTCAGCCCCGCTCCACCATCGGGCAACACCTTGCGCACCAGCAGGTCAATCGCCTGAATCTCGTTGGTACCTTCATAAATCATGGCCACGCGCGAATCCCGCACGATCTGCTCAATGCCCCATTCACGCACGTAGCCGTGGCCGCCAAACACCTGCAGGCAATCGCTCGCACCGTTGAACGCCTGTGCCGTCCAGGCCGCTTTGAGCACCGGTGTCACCAGGCTGCACCAGCGCTCGGCCTCGGCCTTGCGTTTACTGTTGGGGTGGTGTTTGATGACATCAAGCTCCAGCGCAGTTTTGTAGGCCAGCACGCGGCCTCCGTCGATCCAGGCGCGCTGGGTGTCCAGAATGCGCCGCATGGCGGGGTGCTCCACGATCAGGTCAGCCTCAGCGGCTGAGGTGCCACGCACTGGTGCGCGCATCTGGCGGCGTTCTTTGGCGTAGGCATCGGCCTTTTGCCAGGCGGCATCCAACAGCCCAATGCCTTGCAAGCCCACATGCAGCCGCGCGGCGTTCATCATGACAAACATGGCGTTCAAACCGCGCCCTGGCTCGCCCACGATCCAGCCGGTGGCCTCGTCAAAACGCATGACGCAGGTGGCGCTGCCGTGCAGGCCCATTTTCTCTTCGATGCGCTCGCAGTGCACCGGGTTGCGTGCGCCGTCTGGCATGAACTTCGGTGAAAGAAACAGTGACAGGCCCTTGGGGCCGGGCGGCGCATCGGGCAAGCGGGCCAGCACCAGGTGGACGATGTTGTCCGTCAGGTCATGTTCGCCGCCGGAAATGAAAATTTTGGTGCCGCTAAGTCGGCAGCTGCCGTCCGCCTGTGGCTGAGCCTTGGTTCGTACCAGGCCCAGGTCACTGCCCGCCTGTGGTTCGGTCAGGCACATGGTGGCCAACCATTCGCCGGTGGCAATTTTTCCCAGGTAACGCGTTTTAAGCTCGTCACTGGCGTGGTGTTTGACGCACTCGTAAGCGCCATGCAACAGGCCCGGTGCCATGGTCCAGCCGTGGTTGGCAGCACTGAGCATCTCGTACAACACGGCTTCCAGCAACCCGGGCAAGCCCTGGCCACCATCCTCCACAGCACAGGCCAGCGCGGGCCAGCCCGCCTGCCAGAAGGCCTGGTAGGCGGCCTTGAAGCCGGGCGGCGTGGTGACCTGACCGTTGGCAAACTGGCAGCCCACTTCGTCTCCGCTGCGGTTCAGGGGTGCGA contains these protein-coding regions:
- a CDS encoding MarR family winged helix-turn-helix transcriptional regulator — encoded protein: MDEITKISFVEEVDTSYLETLMGYNSRRAALAIIGVFLERMAKYELRPVDFSVLSLVSHNPGITSRQLCNALGVLAPNLVGMVTALEKRGLITRCPHPHDGRAMGLHLTEDGKTLLKAAEETASKLEFDCTPNLSSAERKTLIRLLKKIYK
- a CDS encoding acyl-CoA dehydrogenase family protein encodes the protein MRYEPPLQDIQFILHEVLNAPACLQSLPTFAEVDADLMHQVLDEAGKFVGEVIAPLNRSGDEVGCQFANGQVTTPPGFKAAYQAFWQAGWPALACAVEDGGQGLPGLLEAVLYEMLSAANHGWTMAPGLLHGAYECVKHHASDELKTRYLGKIATGEWLATMCLTEPQAGSDLGLVRTKAQPQADGSCRLSGTKIFISGGEHDLTDNIVHLVLARLPDAPPGPKGLSLFLSPKFMPDGARNPVHCERIEEKMGLHGSATCVMRFDEATGWIVGEPGRGLNAMFVMMNAARLHVGLQGIGLLDAAWQKADAYAKERRQMRAPVRGTSAAEADLIVEHPAMRRILDTQRAWIDGGRVLAYKTALELDVIKHHPNSKRKAEAERWCSLVTPVLKAAWTAQAFNGASDCLQVFGGHGYVREWGIEQIVRDSRVAMIYEGTNEIQAIDLLVRKVLPDGGAGLTALLQQLSDDLVCSEVADKAFQTQVTVLCDLTRQLVAASALDRQLPYWVADDYLHAVAMTLLAWAWSQIRPAVPADVQGSDAARWLLPAAALQLWILPGFAMRVQIVADRLP